In Chloroflexota bacterium, the DNA window GCACCAAACTCTTTGCCTGGTTCGAGACGAACATATTCCTTGCGATTGATTTGCGCCCAGCGACCGTCGGGATATTTTTGTGGATCTGCCAGTTCTGGATACCAAAAAACTCTTGTTCCCTCGGCGGTGAATGCCACTATTTTGCCATTTTCAACCGCGAAGCGGTCGAGTTTGACGTTGTTGTCAATGCCTGCAGATGTAGGAACCTGGGTCAACTCTTTCGCGCCGGGCAAAAGCATCCACACGTTGGGTAATGTTTTTGATTGAATGACAACGACCACGCGTTTATCCGCGAGCCAGTCCGCGCGGACGGAAAAATCTTGCTCGTTGAAACCCTTGATCTGTGCGCGGGCTAATGCGAGCGCGGCGGTTGTATCAGGCGCGGGAGTCGGCGTGATCGTCGGTGTAAATGTCGGAGTAGGAATTGCAGAGAGTGTAGGAGTGGCGGTGGGAGCGAACGTTGCGGTTGCACTCGGCGCGCGTGTGGGAGCAAGTGTTGGCGCGATTGGTGCGGTCGGTGTGGGGGCGGAGGCGCAGGCAGAGAGGAGGAAAATAACGCACCCAAAAATCGAGGATCGCAGAAAAACTGCTCGGTGCGAGTGTGGCATTTTCCACCTCCGTAATGCAATCAAGATCTGTTGTGTCTGACGCGGACAGTACCGGCCGTGATCACAGTAAAGGTGTTGGCTAGTTCGTTTTCGTGTCGGCGAATAGCCGTCATCGTAATCTCAGCTTTGCGATCGGGCGGGAGTCCGGCAAAGCGAACCAAAATGACGCCGCGCGCAATTCGTTTTTGGCGATAGACCAATTCACCAAAATCCTTGTCCGCCGTTAGCAATACAGCTTGCGCTTGATTGGCGCGGTCGAGTACGATGTCATCAGAAATACCGGATTCCATCTCCGCGACAAAAGGTACGCTGAACCCGGCTTGCCTGAGACGGTCTACAATTTGACGGTCAACGCTTTCGTCGGCGAACAAATTCACGCGGCGACCTCAAGCGGATAGATCACATCGGCGCGTAGCGCTTCTGCGGCAAAGGCGAGGGCGGCGCGAATACCTTCGCTGGTTAGTCGCGGATGCTCGGACAGAATCTGCTCCCAGGTTTCACCCGCCGCCAATTTTTCCAAAATCAATTCGACGGTGATTCGCGTGCCGGTGATGACCGGTTTGCCCATCATTATCCTGGGATCAGAATGAATCCATTTGCGTGTTTCTGGTTGTGGCATTATTCGTTCTCCGTGTTACGTCTCATCCGGTCGCTTGAACAAGTAACCGACGCCGTGCTCGGTGAGAATGTACTTGGGGTGCGCCGCGTTTTCCTCGACCTTGTTGCGAAGGTAACTGATGTACACGCGCAAGTACTCGGTCTCGCCGCCGTACTCGGGTCCCCACACTTTGCGGAGCAAGTCCGCGTGCAACATTACGCGTCCCGCGTTCTGCACGAGTTGCGACAAAAGTTTGTACTCGGTCGGACCGACTTTGATTTCCTTGCCGCGCACGGTGATGCGGCGGCGCTGAAAATCCATTTCGAAATCATCACACTTGAACGGCGGACGCGCTTGCACGTCGTCGCTGGGCGCGGCGCGGCGCAGCACCGCTTCGACGCGCGCGAGCAGTTCGTGCACGCTGAACGGCTTGCGCACGTAATCGTCCGCGCCGAGATGCAAACCCTTGACCACGTCCACGTCTTGATCTTTCGCGGTCAGCATAATCACTGGTACGGTCGAGAATTCGCGAATCTTTTGCAAAACGTCGAACCCGTCCATCCCCGGCATCATAATGTCGAGCACGACGAGATCGGGTCCTTCTTTCTCAACCATCGAAAGACCGGTCGGTCCGTCCATCGCGGTGACCACTTTG includes these proteins:
- a CDS encoding response regulator transcription factor, which gives rise to MRPAKILVVDDEPHLVKLVRSNLEAQHYKVVTAMDGPTGLSMVEKEGPDLVVLDIMMPGMDGFDVLQKIREFSTVPVIMLTAKDQDVDVVKGLHLGADDYVRKPFSVHELLARVEAVLRRAAPSDDVQARPPFKCDDFEMDFQRRRITVRGKEIKVGPTEYKLLSQLVQNAGRVMLHADLLRKVWGPEYGGETEYLRVYISYLRNKVEENAAHPKYILTEHGVGYLFKRPDET
- a CDS encoding DUF433 domain-containing protein codes for the protein MPQPETRKWIHSDPRIMMGKPVITGTRITVELILEKLAAGETWEQILSEHPRLTSEGIRAALAFAAEALRADVIYPLEVAA
- a CDS encoding DUF5615 family PIN-like protein, whose protein sequence is MNLFADESVDRQIVDRLRQAGFSVPFVAEMESGISDDIVLDRANQAQAVLLTADKDFGELVYRQKRIARGVILVRFAGLPPDRKAEITMTAIRRHENELANTFTVITAGTVRVRHNRS